One segment of uncultured Propionivibrio sp. DNA contains the following:
- a CDS encoding TRAP transporter substrate-binding protein, with translation MKRKCLALLVALMTVAGGAIAQQPIKLTLGHGAAPGNPRHEAAVLFADRVKEKTAGRYTVFVAHSAQLGDDAAMVTALRSGSLDMSANSQGAISAAVPEYSALGLPFLFADIEKAWKLLDSPVGKELADKTAAKGMIVLGYWDNGIRHITNSKRAIKTPADVKGLKIRTPPDPVTVDIMQALGADAQQIKFAELYVALQQGVVDGQENPLTNIVSSKLYEVQKFLSLSGHKYEVTPFLIGKRAWEKLTPADQKVFQDAANEATVLQRKLSKEADEKLLVELKGKGVQVDMVDRAQFVTATKPVYDKWLTGPVGDFAKRVVEASK, from the coding sequence ATGAAACGTAAATGCCTCGCTCTACTTGTTGCACTCATGACCGTCGCGGGCGGCGCCATCGCCCAGCAGCCGATCAAGCTCACGCTCGGTCACGGCGCAGCGCCGGGTAACCCGCGTCACGAAGCGGCGGTGCTCTTCGCCGACCGTGTCAAGGAAAAGACCGCCGGCCGCTACACCGTGTTCGTCGCACACTCGGCCCAGCTCGGCGATGACGCTGCCATGGTCACGGCGCTGCGCTCGGGTTCGCTCGACATGTCGGCCAACAGCCAGGGCGCGATCTCGGCCGCCGTGCCGGAATATTCAGCGCTCGGCCTGCCCTTCCTCTTCGCCGATATCGAAAAGGCATGGAAGCTGCTCGACAGCCCGGTCGGCAAGGAACTCGCCGACAAGACGGCTGCCAAGGGCATGATCGTCCTCGGCTACTGGGACAACGGCATCCGCCACATCACCAACAGCAAGCGCGCGATCAAGACCCCGGCCGACGTCAAGGGACTGAAGATCCGCACCCCGCCGGATCCCGTCACCGTCGACATCATGCAGGCGCTCGGCGCCGACGCGCAGCAGATCAAGTTCGCTGAACTCTATGTCGCGCTGCAACAGGGCGTCGTCGATGGCCAGGAAAATCCGCTGACCAACATCGTTTCGTCCAAGCTCTACGAAGTGCAGAAGTTCCTGTCGCTCTCTGGCCACAAGTATGAAGTGACGCCCTTCCTGATTGGCAAGCGCGCCTGGGAAAAGCTGACCCCGGCCGACCAGAAGGTCTTCCAGGACGCCGCCAATGAAGCAACCGTGCTGCAGCGCAAACTCTCGAAGGAAGCCGACGAGAAGCTGCTGGTCGAACTCAAGGGCAAAGGCGTCCAGGTCGACATGGTCGATCGCGCCCAGTTCGTCACCGCGACCAAGCCGGTCTATGACAAGTGGCTGACCGGCCCGGTCGGCGACTTTGCCAAGCGCGTCGTCGAAGCGAGCAAGTAA
- the grxD gene encoding Grx4 family monothiol glutaredoxin, protein MDVQELIKQQVTTNPVVLYMKGTPRQPMCGFSATAVQILQACNLPLFFSVNVLEEPEIREGIKAFSSWPTIPQLYIRGEFVGGCDIMREMYQAGELQQMLVGIAAPD, encoded by the coding sequence ATGGATGTGCAGGAACTGATCAAGCAACAGGTGACGACGAACCCGGTAGTGCTTTACATGAAGGGGACGCCGCGCCAGCCGATGTGCGGGTTTTCGGCGACGGCGGTGCAGATCCTGCAGGCCTGCAACCTGCCCCTGTTCTTCAGCGTGAACGTGCTTGAAGAGCCCGAGATCCGCGAAGGCATCAAGGCCTTTTCCAGCTGGCCGACGATTCCGCAACTCTATATCCGGGGCGAGTTCGTCGGCGGTTGCGACATCATGCGCGAAATGTACCAGGCCGGTGAACTTCAGCAGATGCTTGTCGGCATCGCCGCGCCGGATTGA
- a CDS encoding LysR substrate-binding domain-containing protein, whose protein sequence is MKSDLPPLDALVVFETVARRLSFARAAEELFLTPSAVSHQIAKLEQFLGFMLFERLSKGIALSKAGEDYLKRVAAALGAIGSATNDIRKGVKNTLNVHASTSIASLWLMPRLGAFVRAYRDIALSLSASHVNSDFALGQVDVDIRYGVPDWPNLVVEPIFEENILPLASPDLLMRAPVHSPTDLLERPLIQSTVSIIQWRDWFASRGIETVPDRFAFRFDRAAMSLEAAVQGFGIALESQKIAAQHIANGQLLPVFHADWGIRVHAHFVVYPERNAQREEVAQFLAWLREQAEQSL, encoded by the coding sequence GTGAAATCCGATCTTCCGCCGCTCGATGCACTCGTCGTGTTTGAAACCGTGGCCCGCCGGCTCAGTTTTGCCCGCGCAGCGGAAGAGCTGTTTCTGACGCCGTCGGCGGTCAGCCACCAGATCGCCAAGCTGGAACAGTTTCTCGGCTTCATGCTGTTCGAACGGCTGTCCAAAGGCATCGCCCTCAGCAAGGCCGGCGAGGATTACCTCAAGCGTGTGGCGGCGGCGCTCGGCGCGATCGGCAGCGCCACCAATGACATTCGCAAGGGCGTCAAGAACACCCTCAACGTCCATGCCAGCACCAGCATCGCCAGCCTGTGGCTGATGCCGCGCCTCGGCGCTTTCGTGCGTGCGTACCGCGATATCGCGCTCTCGCTGTCGGCCTCGCACGTCAATTCCGATTTCGCCCTGGGACAGGTGGATGTCGATATCCGTTACGGCGTGCCGGACTGGCCCAATCTTGTCGTCGAGCCGATCTTCGAGGAAAACATCCTGCCGCTCGCGAGTCCGGATCTCCTGATGCGCGCGCCGGTGCATTCGCCGACCGATCTCCTGGAGCGGCCACTGATCCAGTCGACGGTCAGTATTATCCAGTGGCGCGACTGGTTTGCGAGCCGCGGCATCGAGACCGTGCCCGATCGCTTCGCCTTTCGCTTCGACCGGGCGGCGATGTCGCTCGAAGCGGCGGTTCAGGGCTTCGGCATCGCCCTGGAAAGTCAGAAGATCGCTGCGCAGCATATCGCCAACGGCCAATTGTTGCCGGTCTTCCATGCCGACTGGGGGATCCGCGTCCACGCGCATTTCGTCGTCTATCCCGAACGCAATGCTCAGCGCGAGGAGGTGGCCCAGTTCCTCGCCTGGCTGCGCGAACAGGCGGAGCAGTCCTTGTAG
- the argH gene encoding argininosuccinate lyase gives MTDTHNSPTQYTWAGRFTEPMSELVKRYTASVDFDQRMWRQDIRGSLAHARMLARQGIIAAADLADIERGMAQVVAEIESGDFVWSLDLEDVHLNIEKRLTALVGDAGKRLHTGRSRNDQVATDIRLYLRDAIDDILALIKAFQTNLLDLAEREAATPMPGCTHLQVAQPVTFGHHLLAWFEMTRRDGERFADVRKRVNVLPLGAAALAGTTYPIDREFVAAELGFAGVCENSLDAVSDRDFAIEFCAAASLLMMHFSRMSEELVLWMNPRFGFVRIADRFCTGSSIMPQKKNPDVPELARGKTGRVYGHLTSLLTLMKGQPLAYNKDNQEDKEPLFDTVDTVTDTLRIFAEMIAGVSARPENMRDALRQGFATATDLADYLTRKGLPFRDAHEAVGLAVKRAEERGVDLPQLSLAELQTFSPMIGEDVFAVLTVEGSLASRKHIGGTAPEQVRAAITRARQRLATA, from the coding sequence ATGACCGACACGCACAATTCGCCCACGCAATACACCTGGGCCGGCCGCTTCACCGAACCCATGTCCGAACTCGTCAAACGCTACACCGCTTCGGTCGATTTCGACCAGCGCATGTGGCGCCAGGACATCCGGGGTTCGCTGGCGCATGCCAGGATGCTGGCGCGTCAGGGCATCATCGCCGCTGCCGATCTCGCCGACATCGAGCGCGGCATGGCGCAGGTCGTCGCCGAGATCGAGTCGGGCGACTTCGTCTGGTCGCTGGACCTCGAAGACGTGCACCTCAACATCGAGAAGCGCCTGACCGCGCTCGTCGGCGACGCCGGCAAGCGCCTGCATACTGGCCGTTCGCGCAACGACCAGGTGGCGACCGATATCCGTCTCTACCTGCGCGATGCGATCGACGACATCCTGGCGCTGATCAAGGCCTTCCAGACCAATCTGCTCGACCTCGCCGAGCGCGAGGCAGCGACGCCGATGCCCGGTTGTACGCACCTGCAGGTCGCCCAGCCGGTGACCTTCGGCCACCACCTGCTGGCCTGGTTCGAAATGACCCGCCGCGACGGCGAGCGCTTCGCCGACGTCCGCAAACGCGTTAACGTCCTGCCGCTCGGCGCCGCCGCGCTGGCTGGCACGACCTACCCGATCGACCGCGAATTCGTCGCCGCCGAACTCGGCTTCGCCGGCGTCTGCGAGAACTCGCTCGACGCCGTCTCCGACCGCGATTTCGCCATCGAATTCTGCGCCGCCGCGTCGCTGCTGATGATGCATTTCTCGCGCATGTCGGAAGAACTGGTGCTGTGGATGAACCCGCGCTTCGGCTTCGTGCGCATCGCCGACCGCTTCTGCACCGGCAGCTCGATCATGCCGCAGAAGAAGAACCCCGACGTGCCCGAACTCGCGCGCGGCAAGACCGGCCGCGTCTATGGCCACCTGACGTCGCTGCTGACGCTGATGAAAGGCCAGCCGCTTGCCTACAACAAGGACAACCAGGAAGACAAGGAGCCGCTGTTCGACACGGTCGACACCGTCACCGACACGCTGCGCATTTTCGCCGAGATGATCGCGGGCGTCAGCGCCCGCCCCGAAAACATGCGCGATGCCTTGCGCCAGGGCTTCGCCACCGCCACCGACCTCGCCGACTACCTGACGCGCAAGGGCCTGCCCTTCCGCGACGCGCACGAAGCGGTCGGTCTCGCGGTCAAGCGCGCAGAGGAACGCGGCGTCGATCTGCCGCAGCTCTCGCTGGCTGAACTGCAGACCTTCTCGCCGATGATCGGGGAAGATGTTTTCGCCGTACTGACGGTCGAAGGCTCGCTCGCGTCACGGAAGCATATCGGCGGCACCGCGCCCGAGCAGGTGCGCGCGGCGATCACGCGCGCACGTCAGCGGCTGGCAACGGCTTAA
- the prfA gene encoding peptide chain release factor 1, translated as MKQSIRDKLESLVGRLDELDRILASGEATRDMDQYRKLTREHAELGPVVALYRNWQQTEADLASAQEMMADPEMKDLAEEEMKAAKARLPEIELDLQKLLLPKDDNDERNIFLEIRAGTGGDESALFAGSLFRMYTRFAERQRWQVEVVSANESELGGYKEVIARIAGNGVYARLKFESGGHRVQRVPETESQGRIHTSACTVAVMPEADALEDVQINANDIRIDTFRASGAGGQHIQKTDSAVRITHLPTGLVVECQDGRSQHQNKAQAMAVLASRIRDAQERERHAKIASTRKNLIGSGDRSERIRTYNFPQGRVTDHRINLTLYKIDAIMDGDLDELIGALTTEHQAEQLAALADAE; from the coding sequence ATGAAACAAAGCATTCGCGACAAGCTCGAGAGCCTGGTCGGGCGGCTTGACGAACTCGACCGCATCCTCGCCAGCGGTGAGGCGACGCGGGACATGGACCAGTACCGCAAGCTGACGCGCGAGCATGCCGAGTTGGGGCCGGTGGTCGCGTTGTACCGGAACTGGCAGCAGACCGAGGCTGACCTCGCGTCGGCGCAGGAAATGATGGCCGATCCGGAAATGAAGGATCTGGCCGAAGAGGAAATGAAAGCGGCGAAAGCGCGCCTGCCGGAAATCGAACTCGATCTGCAGAAACTCCTGCTGCCGAAGGACGACAACGACGAGCGCAACATCTTCCTCGAAATCCGAGCCGGTACGGGCGGCGACGAGTCGGCGCTGTTCGCCGGCAGTCTCTTCCGCATGTACACGCGTTTCGCCGAACGTCAGCGCTGGCAGGTCGAGGTCGTCTCGGCCAATGAGTCCGAGCTCGGCGGTTACAAGGAAGTCATCGCCCGCATCGCCGGCAACGGCGTCTATGCGCGGCTGAAGTTCGAGTCGGGCGGGCACCGCGTCCAGCGCGTGCCGGAGACCGAATCGCAGGGCCGCATCCACACCTCGGCCTGCACGGTGGCGGTGATGCCGGAGGCCGATGCGCTCGAGGATGTCCAGATCAATGCCAACGACATTCGCATCGACACCTTCCGGGCGTCGGGCGCCGGTGGCCAGCACATCCAGAAGACCGATTCGGCGGTGCGTATCACCCACCTGCCGACCGGCCTCGTCGTCGAGTGCCAGGACGGCCGCTCGCAGCACCAGAACAAGGCGCAGGCGATGGCGGTGCTGGCCTCGCGCATCCGCGACGCGCAGGAGCGGGAGCGCCACGCCAAAATTGCCTCGACGCGCAAGAACCTGATCGGCAGCGGCGACCGTTCGGAACGCATCCGCACCTACAACTTCCCGCAAGGCCGGGTGACCGATCATCGCATCAACCTGACGCTGTACAAGATCGACGCGATCATGGACGGCGATCTTGACGAACTGATCGGCGCGCTGACGACCGAACACCAGGCCGAACAGCTCGCCGCGCTCGCCGACGCCGAATGA
- a CDS encoding TRAP transporter small permease: MNQAESSGASPARGSPSAMAALMAAVDRGIGGVCRTVLYLTMSIVFAILSVNVGLRYVAGTSLSWASELPELLFPWMIVAGVVLAAQHGSHIAVVIVTQRLSDNLRRWVLSGGALIVIGLYGYMATIAWPLLEIAHDERTPVLQVPGSLTVSALMVGFFMLAVVTLIRLPGLWNPDRKAHLENAGGHS; the protein is encoded by the coding sequence GTGAATCAAGCGGAATCTTCCGGTGCGAGCCCCGCAAGGGGTTCGCCCTCGGCGATGGCGGCGCTGATGGCCGCCGTCGACCGGGGGATCGGGGGCGTCTGCCGCACCGTGTTGTATCTCACCATGTCGATCGTCTTCGCCATCCTGAGCGTCAACGTCGGTCTGCGCTATGTCGCCGGCACCAGCCTGTCGTGGGCGTCGGAGCTGCCCGAGCTGCTGTTTCCCTGGATGATCGTCGCCGGTGTCGTGCTGGCCGCGCAACACGGTTCGCACATTGCCGTCGTCATCGTCACCCAACGCCTCTCGGACAATCTGCGGCGCTGGGTGCTGTCGGGCGGCGCACTGATCGTCATCGGCCTCTACGGTTACATGGCGACCATCGCCTGGCCGCTGCTCGAGATCGCCCATGACGAACGCACACCGGTCCTGCAGGTGCCCGGCTCACTCACCGTCAGCGCGCTGATGGTCGGCTTCTTCATGCTCGCCGTAGTGACGCTGATCCGTCTGCCCGGCCTCTGGAACCCTGACCGCAAAGCCCATCTTGAGAACGCGGGAGGCCACTCATGA
- a CDS encoding histidine kinase, with the protein MRSIKHSSAGHPVPDFRNVGVMLRTLLGVNALAVAAAFVRASGFGDAATQFLSLSAWVQPLLLLNLLVLAAAAPLLLSWPVAFARGSVIGLAALSSVFLADCWRFLGLDGSGDTGLLRAAMFGGLAAGIMLAYFALRARAFSPAIAEARLLALTARIRPHFLFNSLNAVLGLIRSEPRRAETALEELAELFRVLMRDPRELLPLADEIAFCRQYLDLEKLRLGERLRIDWDVRDVPADVAVPPLMLQPLLENAVYHGIEPLAEGGTLQLRFAREGDSLLIELTNPCAAAPQGSGGHHMAIANIRERLDLFYDLEARLDARQEALPDGGCQFCVRIAIPLRRRQP; encoded by the coding sequence ATGCGAAGTATAAAGCATTCGTCGGCCGGCCACCCGGTTCCGGACTTCCGCAACGTCGGCGTCATGCTGCGGACATTGCTCGGCGTGAACGCGCTGGCGGTCGCCGCGGCATTCGTGCGCGCCAGCGGCTTCGGTGACGCGGCGACGCAATTCCTGTCCCTGTCGGCCTGGGTGCAGCCCTTGTTGCTGCTCAACCTGCTTGTGCTCGCCGCCGCGGCGCCCTTGCTCCTGTCATGGCCGGTGGCGTTCGCGCGCGGCAGTGTGATCGGGCTGGCGGCACTGTCGTCGGTCTTTCTGGCCGACTGCTGGCGTTTTCTCGGGCTCGATGGCAGCGGCGATACCGGCTTGCTGCGTGCGGCGATGTTCGGCGGGCTCGCCGCCGGCATCATGCTGGCGTACTTTGCGCTGCGTGCCCGCGCCTTCTCGCCGGCGATCGCCGAGGCGCGGCTCCTGGCGCTGACCGCCCGCATCCGCCCGCATTTCCTCTTCAACAGCCTAAACGCTGTCCTCGGTCTGATCCGCAGCGAACCGCGCCGTGCCGAGACGGCGCTCGAGGAACTCGCCGAACTTTTCCGCGTGCTGATGCGCGATCCGCGCGAACTGCTGCCGCTCGCCGACGAGATCGCCTTTTGCCGCCAGTACCTCGATCTCGAAAAGCTGCGGCTGGGCGAGCGCCTGCGCATCGACTGGGACGTGCGCGACGTGCCCGCCGACGTCGCGGTGCCGCCGCTGATGCTGCAGCCCCTGCTCGAAAACGCCGTCTATCACGGCATCGAACCGCTGGCCGAGGGCGGCACCCTGCAACTGCGCTTTGCCCGCGAAGGCGACAGCCTGCTGATCGAGTTGACCAATCCCTGCGCGGCGGCGCCGCAGGGCAGCGGCGGGCACCACATGGCGATCGCCAACATCCGCGAACGGCTCGACCTGTTTTACGATCTCGAGGCTCGTCTCGACGCGCGCCAGGAAGCGTTGCCTGATGGCGGCTGCCAGTTCTGCGTTCGTATAGCGATCCCGTTGCGGCGGCGGCAGCCATGA
- a CDS encoding TRAP transporter large permease subunit, with protein sequence MTGVIITLFIIAALISIPIAHALVLASVGGLLIIDRVPVHLAIEQMITQMQSFPLIAIPFFMLTGALMVSGRLGQSLVNLLSMMIGRVHGGPAQVGVLSSTIFGGVSGSAVADASAIGSMLIPWLKNLGYPAPFAAGTLAAAATIDILIPPSIPMIIYALVSGASIGSLFVAGILPGLLMCGFFMAICYVQGRRRNFPRDTTPFAWDAFWVQFGQAGPALAMPVLIIIFLRFGIATPTEVSVMSTLYALVVSGIVYHDLTLEKIKAATVEAGIATGVVLLIIMASSVVGWVVTYEQLPAQFTEYATETLREPWLIILAMNGIMLGTGMFIDLPAAVLLLTPMFVPLASAVGMDTIQLGIMMIVNLSIGLYHPPIGTTLFITSSIAKVRIGDVVVELIPFYIVAFGLLLGFAYLPWLTIR encoded by the coding sequence ATGACCGGCGTCATCATTACGCTCTTCATCATCGCCGCGCTGATCTCGATCCCGATCGCACACGCGCTGGTCCTCGCTTCGGTCGGCGGTCTGCTGATCATCGACCGCGTGCCGGTGCATCTGGCCATCGAGCAGATGATCACGCAGATGCAAAGCTTCCCGCTGATCGCCATCCCGTTCTTCATGCTGACCGGCGCCCTGATGGTCAGCGGACGCCTCGGCCAGAGCCTCGTCAATCTGCTCTCGATGATGATCGGCCGCGTGCATGGCGGTCCGGCCCAGGTCGGCGTGCTGTCCTCGACGATCTTCGGCGGCGTTTCCGGCTCCGCCGTGGCCGACGCCTCGGCGATCGGGTCGATGCTGATTCCCTGGCTGAAGAACCTCGGCTACCCGGCGCCTTTCGCGGCCGGCACCCTCGCCGCGGCGGCAACGATCGACATCCTGATCCCGCCGTCGATCCCGATGATCATCTACGCCCTGGTCTCGGGCGCCTCGATCGGCTCGCTGTTCGTCGCCGGCATCCTGCCGGGTCTCCTGATGTGCGGCTTCTTCATGGCCATCTGCTACGTTCAGGGACGGCGCCGCAACTTCCCGCGCGACACCACGCCGTTCGCCTGGGATGCCTTCTGGGTGCAATTCGGCCAGGCCGGCCCGGCGCTGGCGATGCCGGTGCTGATCATCATCTTCCTGCGTTTCGGCATCGCCACGCCGACCGAGGTCAGCGTCATGTCGACGCTGTACGCCCTGGTCGTCTCCGGCATCGTCTATCACGACCTGACGCTGGAAAAGATCAAGGCTGCTACCGTCGAAGCGGGAATTGCCACCGGCGTCGTGCTGCTGATCATCATGGCCTCCAGCGTCGTCGGCTGGGTCGTCACCTACGAGCAGTTACCGGCGCAATTTACCGAGTACGCGACCGAAACGCTGCGCGAACCGTGGCTGATCATCCTCGCCATGAACGGCATCATGCTCGGCACCGGCATGTTCATCGACCTGCCTGCCGCCGTGCTGCTGCTGACGCCGATGTTCGTTCCGCTGGCTTCGGCCGTCGGCATGGACACGATCCAGCTCGGCATCATGATGATCGTCAATCTGTCGATCGGGCTGTACCACCCGCCGATCGGCACGACGCTGTTCATCACCAGCTCGATCGCCAAGGTACGGATCGGCGATGTCGTCGTCGAACTCATCCCGTTCTACATCGTCGCCTTCGGCTTGTTGCTGGGCTTCGCCTACCTGCCCTGGCTCACGATCCGCTGA
- the prmC gene encoding peptide chain release factor N(5)-glutamine methyltransferase, translated as MSGAASIGEAWRQASRCIGRGEARSLLEMVCACSHADLIAHPERAMSEDQVRHFDALVARREAGEPLAYLLGSAWFAGLEFAVSPAVLIPRPDTEVLVNLAAERAARLPAARIVDLGTGSGIIPIVLSRRCPAAVLTAVDVSAAALEVARGNAARYGAAIRFLEGDWYAPLAGERFDLIVSNPPYIADGDPHLAGDGLPFEPQGALTDHVPGGDGMACLATIIDGAAAHLSPGGWLLMEHGYDQAVKVRERLAAAGFREIASWRDEAGIERVSGGSLGEIADRITG; from the coding sequence ATGAGCGGCGCCGCGTCGATCGGCGAGGCCTGGCGACAGGCATCGCGGTGCATCGGCCGCGGCGAGGCGCGCAGCCTGCTCGAAATGGTGTGCGCCTGCTCCCATGCCGACCTGATCGCTCATCCCGAGCGTGCCATGAGCGAGGATCAGGTCCGGCACTTTGACGCGCTGGTGGCGCGCCGGGAAGCCGGCGAGCCGCTTGCCTACCTGCTCGGCAGCGCCTGGTTCGCCGGGCTCGAATTCGCCGTCTCGCCGGCAGTGCTGATTCCGCGTCCCGACACCGAGGTGCTTGTAAACCTCGCCGCGGAGCGCGCCGCGCGCCTGCCAGCGGCGCGGATCGTCGATCTAGGCACCGGCTCCGGCATCATCCCGATCGTGTTATCCAGGCGCTGCCCGGCGGCGGTGCTGACGGCGGTCGACGTTTCGGCGGCGGCGCTCGAGGTGGCGCGGGGCAATGCCGCGCGGTACGGCGCCGCGATCCGTTTTCTCGAAGGCGACTGGTATGCACCGCTCGCGGGCGAGCGTTTCGACCTGATCGTTTCAAACCCGCCGTACATCGCCGACGGCGACCCGCACCTGGCCGGTGACGGACTGCCTTTCGAACCGCAGGGCGCGCTGACCGATCATGTGCCGGGCGGCGATGGCATGGCCTGTCTGGCCACGATCATTGACGGTGCGGCGGCACATCTGTCGCCCGGCGGTTGGCTGCTGATGGAACACGGTTACGATCAGGCGGTCAAAGTTCGTGAACGGCTCGCGGCGGCCGGTTTTCGCGAGATCGCCTCATGGCGCGACGAGGCCGGCATCGAGCGGGTCAGCGGCGGGAGTCTCGGCGAAATCGCAGACCGCATCACGGGCTGA
- a CDS encoding SDR family oxidoreductase encodes MLLANRVAIVTGGAGVNGLGFCTARMMAEQGARIVIMDLAVANPQQSADLLGAGHLGVVGDVTKKDQCEAAVQQILAKFGRIDILVNNAGITQPRKTVDITDGDYDAVLDVSLRGTMHMSQAVIPTMQKQKSGSIVCISSVSAQRGGGILGGPHYSAAKAGVLGLARAMARELGGDGIRVNCVSPGLIATDINKGKIPEDRRASILESIPLNRIGEPADIGGACLFLASDLAKYCTGITLDVNGGMLIH; translated from the coding sequence ATGCTACTTGCCAATCGCGTTGCAATCGTTACCGGCGGCGCCGGGGTCAATGGACTGGGCTTCTGCACCGCCCGCATGATGGCCGAACAGGGCGCCAGGATCGTGATCATGGATCTGGCCGTCGCCAATCCGCAGCAATCAGCCGACCTGCTCGGCGCAGGACATCTGGGCGTCGTCGGCGACGTCACCAAGAAGGACCAGTGCGAAGCCGCGGTCCAGCAGATCCTCGCCAAATTCGGCCGCATCGACATTCTCGTCAATAACGCCGGCATCACCCAGCCGCGCAAGACCGTCGACATCACCGACGGCGACTACGACGCCGTCCTCGACGTCAGCCTGCGCGGCACGATGCACATGTCACAGGCAGTGATCCCGACCATGCAGAAGCAGAAGTCCGGCTCGATCGTCTGCATTTCCTCGGTCTCGGCACAGCGCGGCGGCGGCATCCTCGGCGGCCCGCACTACTCGGCTGCCAAGGCCGGCGTGCTCGGTCTCGCCCGCGCCATGGCGCGCGAACTCGGCGGCGACGGCATCCGCGTCAACTGCGTCTCGCCCGGCCTCATCGCTACCGACATCAACAAGGGCAAGATCCCCGAGGACCGCCGCGCCTCGATCCTCGAATCGATCCCGCTGAACCGTATCGGCGAACCGGCCGACATCGGCGGCGCCTGCCTGTTCCTCGCCAGCGACCTCGCGAAATATTGCACCGGCATCACGCTCGACGTTAATGGCGGTATGCTGATCCACTAA
- the hemA gene encoding glutamyl-tRNA reductase: MALFTLGINHRTAPLSVREQVAFHAEELRRALGDLLGGARAQEAAILSTCNRTELYCQAESPERVSQWLAEYRRLAPDDIAPYLYVHPEREAVRHAFRVASGLDSMVLGEPQILGQMKEAVRIAREEGSLGATLNKLFQNSFAVAKDVRSTTAIGANIVSMAAAAVRLAGRIFERIDEQRVLFIGAGEMIELCATHFAAQQPKQIVVANRTVDRGRALAERFGATAIRLEDVAGRLQEFDIVITCTASQLPILGLGLVERAIKSRRHRPMFMVDLAVPRDVEVEVGELDDVFLYTVDDLAQIVEEGMEARQSAVVSAETIVDARVDAFLHWLQARDSVPLIRSLRDSAERMRRHELEHALKLLARGDDPAVVVEQLSQRLTNKFLHAPTQALHQAEGNRSEQQALISRLFHLHSD; encoded by the coding sequence ATGGCCCTTTTCACTCTCGGTATCAATCACCGCACGGCACCCCTTTCGGTGCGTGAGCAGGTGGCATTCCATGCCGAGGAATTGCGGCGGGCGCTCGGCGACCTGCTCGGCGGCGCGCGTGCGCAGGAGGCGGCGATCCTGTCGACCTGCAACCGGACCGAACTGTACTGCCAGGCCGAGTCGCCGGAACGGGTCAGCCAGTGGCTGGCCGAGTATCGCCGGCTGGCGCCGGACGACATCGCCCCGTATCTGTACGTGCATCCGGAACGCGAGGCCGTGCGCCATGCCTTCCGCGTTGCCAGCGGCCTCGATTCGATGGTGCTCGGCGAGCCGCAGATTCTCGGGCAGATGAAAGAGGCGGTACGCATTGCGCGCGAGGAGGGCTCGCTCGGCGCGACGCTCAACAAGCTTTTCCAGAATTCCTTCGCCGTTGCCAAGGATGTTCGCTCGACGACGGCGATCGGCGCCAACATCGTTTCGATGGCTGCTGCGGCCGTGCGCCTCGCAGGACGCATCTTCGAGCGCATCGACGAGCAGCGTGTGCTGTTCATCGGCGCCGGCGAGATGATCGAGTTGTGCGCCACGCATTTCGCCGCCCAGCAGCCGAAGCAGATCGTCGTCGCCAACCGTACTGTCGATCGCGGCCGGGCGCTGGCCGAGCGTTTCGGCGCGACGGCGATCCGCCTCGAAGACGTTGCCGGGCGTCTGCAGGAATTCGACATCGTCATTACCTGCACGGCGAGCCAGTTGCCGATCCTTGGACTCGGCCTCGTCGAACGCGCGATCAAGTCGCGCCGTCACCGGCCGATGTTCATGGTCGATCTGGCCGTGCCGCGCGACGTCGAAGTCGAGGTCGGTGAGCTGGACGACGTCTTCCTCTACACCGTCGACGACCTCGCGCAGATTGTCGAGGAAGGCATGGAAGCGCGTCAGTCGGCCGTGGTCAGTGCCGAGACGATCGTCGATGCCCGCGTAGATGCCTTCCTGCACTGGCTGCAGGCGCGCGACAGCGTGCCGCTGATCCGGTCGTTGCGCGACAGTGCCGAGCGCATGCGCCGGCATGAGCTTGAACATGCGCTCAAACTGCTGGCGCGCGGCGACGATCCGGCGGTGGTCGTTGAGCAGCTGTCGCAACGCCTGACCAACAAATTCCTGCATGCGCCGACCCAGGCGCTGCACCAGGCCGAAGGGAACCGCAGCGAACAACAGGCGCTGATTTCCAGGCTATTCCATTTGCATTCTGACTGA